The Vespa velutina chromosome 4, iVesVel2.1, whole genome shotgun sequence genome has a window encoding:
- the LOC124948819 gene encoding ribonuclease H2 subunit B has product MPRIKASPKKCVKTGNLNPATNTWVFLMKGDGLEGKDGNLPNVVKLRHPASNQPAMFVFSPGDLMVQEVLAFDENRRSWFIDDNVKSDGKMHLSTPIDPIFLVLPYLRKSPQIQPLDQCLWDEDYPETPRLAHCQNLKLSLVADRKGDESLQAFKYNEEKTLNWLKKKVERVAEVLKQKSIHVSQGAISATYVKSTKYESGTELEYLKYAHGIVSEYLADDIAKKLLQYLNIPEEVERKRKLSNPKQVTDEKKFKRDTSDEDLTPRTKALDLSKPEKPQKAPTLNKKELARQKAAVGSKNITSFFKKK; this is encoded by the exons ATGCCGCGTATAAAAGCATCGCCTAAAAAATGTGTCAAAACTGGTAATTTAAATCCTGCAACGAACACTTGGGTCTTTCTTATGAAAG GAGATGGTTTAGAGGGAAAAGATGGAAATTTACCAAACGTAGTTAAACTTAGACATCCAGCGTCGAATCAACCAGCTATGTTTGTCTTTAGTCCTGGTGATCTTATGGTACAAGAAGTTCTAGCATTCGACGAAAACAGAAGATCATGGTTTATAGATGATAATGTTAAGTCTGATGGTAAAATGCATCTTTCAACTCCAATTGATCCAATCTTTTTAGTTTTGCCATATTTAAGAAAG TCGCCGCAAATACAGCCTCTTGATCAATGTTTATGGGATGAAGATTATCCAGAAACACCTCGCTTAGCTCATTGCCAAAATTTGAAGTTATCATTAGTTGCAGATCGAAAAGGTGATGAATCTCTTCAAGCTTTCAAatacaacgaagaaaaaacattaaactggttgaaaaagaaagtagaaagagtAGCTGAAGTTTTAAAACAGAAGAGCATTCATGTATCACAGGGAGCTATAAGTGCTACATACGTTAAAAGTACTAAATATGAAAGTGGTACTGAACTAG aatACTTGAAGTATGCACATGGTATAGTATCTGAATATTTGGCTGACGATATAGCAAAAAAATTGTTAcagtatttaaatataccagaggaagtagaaagaaaacgtaaatTGAGTAATCCTAAGCAAGTAACCGATGAGAAGAAATTCAAGAGAGATACTTCTGATGAAGATTTAACTCCACGTACCAAAGCTTTGGATCTGTCAAAACCTGAAAAG ccTCAGAAAGCTccaacattaaataaaaaggagcTTGCTAGGCAAAAAGCAGCAGTTGgatctaaaaatattacaagcttttttaaaaaaaaatga
- the LOC124948818 gene encoding bystin produces MGKAKKIKVSAGEKRKTKVGLADQIEAEKSVTAKNRQKIRHRNDDDEEYVDPTLTKKILLQARRQQMEMEEENEEGRVSSSVKKPLTKLGIEFSDNEDESSEDDLQGADYYENIEISEEDERALEKFMTKDPVPMRTLADIIMEKLTEKKTEIETQFSDAGTMQMQELDPRVKVMYQGVRDVLSKYRSGKLPKAFKIIPSLRNWEQILYITEPTKWSAAAMYQATRIFASNLKDKMAQRFYNLVLLPRIRDDLAEYKRLNFHLYQALRKALFKPAGFMKGILLPLLESGTCTLREAVIIGSVIGKNSIPILHSSAAILKIAEMDYTGANSIFLRIFLDKKYALPYRVIDGVVFHFLRFERDTRELPVLWHQAFLTFVQRYKSDISSEQKEALLKLLKKQSHHVITHEIRRELQNAKCRDIEMTEPTIEPVNEPQAEPMSCQD; encoded by the exons ATGgggaaagcaaagaaaattaaagtatctgcaggagagaaaagaaaaacgaaagtagGTTTAGCGGATCAAATAGAAGCGGAAAAGTCTGTTACAGCGAAAAATAGACAAAAGATTAGACATcgcaatgacgacgacgaagag TATGTCGATCCTACACTtacgaaaaagatattactCCAAGCAAGACGACAACAAATGgaaatggaagaagagaatgaagaaggTCGTGTTTCAAGTTCTGTAAAAAAGCCATTGACGAAACTTGGAATTGAATTTAGTGATAATGAAGATGAGTCCAGTGAAGATGATTTACAAGGGGCagattattatgaaaacaTAGAGATTAGTGAAGAAGACGAACGTGCATTAGAAAAGTTTATGACTAAAGATCCTGTACCGATGAGAACATTAGCTGATattataatggaaaaattaacggagaaaaaaacagagatagaaacgCAATTTTCCGATGCAGGTACCATGCAAATGCAGGAATTAGATCCAAGAGTTAAAGTAATGTATCAGGGAGTTAGAGACGTATTATCTAAATATCGTAGCGGCAAATTGCCAAAggcttttaaaattattccgAGTTTAAGAAATTGGGAACAGATTCTTTATATCACAGAACCAACAAAATGGTCTGCTGCGGCTATGTACCAAGCTACAAGAATATTTGCCTCTAATCTTAAAGACAAAATGGCCCaaagattttataatcttGTTCTATTACCACGTATTAGAGATGATCTGGCAGAATATAAAAGActcaattttcatttatatcaagCATTAAGAAAAGCTTTGTTTAAGCCTGCTGGCTTTATGAAAGGAATTTTACTTCCTCTTTTAGAATCCGGTACATGTACGCTTAGAGAAGCTGTTATTATCGGTTCGGTAATAGGAAAAAATTCTATTCCAATTTTACATTCGTCTGCagctatattaaaaattgcagAAATGGACTATACTGGTGCAAATAGTATATTTCTGAGAATATTTTTAGACAAAAAATATGCACTTCCATACAGGGTAATAGATGGTGTTGTCTTTCACTTTTTaag ATTTGAAAGGGATACAAGAGAATTGCCAGTACTATGGCATCAAGCTTTCTTAACCTTTGTACAACGTTACAAAAGTGATATAAGTTCAGAACAAAAAGAAGCTttgttgaaattattaaagaaacagTCACATCATGTTATTACACATGAAATACGAAGAGAATTACAAAATGCAAAATGTAGAGATATAGAAATGACTGAGCCTACAATAGAACCTGTGAATGAGCCTCAAGCAGAACCCATGTCATGTCAGGATTAA
- the LOC124948816 gene encoding DNA replication licensing factor Mcm7, producing MAPKKASRDYIKDKEQLKTFLTEFMVMDDKTGDKTFKYRQQLTKLAHREQIALIIELDDIQEFDDELAAAIANNTRRYINLLLELVQEILPEFKEKPVPPKDALDVYIEHRLLMEARNRHPGDQRDPRNKYAPELMRRFEIYIKDFSDAKAFSVREIKAEKIGKLVTVRGIVTRSTEVKPMMVVATYTCDQCGAETYQPVQSLTFMPLRTCPSDDCRVNKAGGRLYIQTKGSKFIKFQELKLQEHSDQVPVGHIPRSVTIFCRGETTRQCLPGDHVTITGIFLPLMKTGFNARGGSALLSDTYLDAHRIVCCTNSQIVDDSSAQLTEEELALLSQDDFYSKLAISLAPEIYGLEDVKKALLLLLVGGTDKKKGDIKIRGNINVCLMGDPGVAKSQLLSFITRLAPRSQYTTGRGSSGVGLTAAVMKDPLTGQMILEGGALVLADQGVCCIDEFDKMADADRTAIHEVMEQQTISIAKAGIMTRLNARVSILAAANPAYGRYNPKRTIEQNIQLPAALLSRFDLLWLIQDRADRSNDLKMAQHITYVHQHCSQPPTETEALDMNLIRKYINLCKIKEPSIPEDLSEYIVDSYVEMRRESRNSADKTFTSARNLLGVLRLATALARLRLANVVEKEDVAEANRLVEMSKHSINYSEAKPNNAQRNPIDRIYYLILELASGNKTVKVSDILERCTSKGFKPDQVDECIEEYERLDVWQVNQTRRQITFIQKD from the exons ATGGCACCGAAAAAAGCATCGAGagattatattaaagataaag AACAACTCAAGACATTTTTAACAGAATTCATGGTTATGGATGATAAAACTGGTGACAAAACATTCAAGTATAGACAACAACTTACTAAACTTGCTCATCGTGAACAAATAGCTCTTATTATCGAATTAGATGACATACAAGAATTTGATGATGAATTGGCTGCAGCTATTGCTAATAATACTAGAAGATACATTAACTTGTTGTTAGAG CTTGTGCAAGAAATCTTACCAGAGTTTAAAGAGAAACCTGTACCTCCGAAAGATGCATTGGACGTATACATTGAACATCGATTATTAATGGAAGCACGTAATAGACATCCCGGTGATCAAAGAGATCCTAGGAACAAATATGCTCCAGAACTTATGCGACGTTT tgaaatatatatcaaagatttCAGTGATGCAAAAGCATTTTCTgttagagaaataaaagcagaaaagataggaaaatTGGTTACTGTTAGAGGCATTGTAACTAGATCCACCGAAGTAAAGCCCATGATGGTTGTTGCTACTTATACATGCGACCAATGTGGCGCAGAAACATATCAACCG gTACAATCACTTACTTTTATGCCATTAAGAACATGTCCCAGTGATGATTGTCGTGTTAATAAGGCAGGTGGCAGATTGTATATACAAACAAAAggatcaaaatttattaaatttcaagaaCTTAAGCTCCAAGAACAT agCGATCAAGTTCCAGTCGGTCATATTCCTAGATCAGTAACGATTTTTTGCAGAGGAGAAACTACACGACAATGCTTACCAGGAGATCATGTAACCATTACCGGAATCTTTTTACCTTTAATGAAAACTGGTTTTAACGCAAGAGGTGGCTCTGCACTTTTAAGCGATACTTATTTGGATGCACAT aggATCGTTTGTTGCACAAATTCACAAATCGTAGACGACAGTAGTGCACAATTAACGGAGGAAGaattagcattattatcgCAAGATGATTTTTATAGTAAGTTGGCAATATCATTGGCACCAGAAATTTATGGATTGGAAGACGTTAAGAAAGCATTATTGTTACTTCTCGTTGGTGGTACGGATAAAAAGAAGGGTGACATCAAGATCAGAg gaaatataaatgtttgttTGATGGGTGATCCAGGTGTTGCTAAATCTCAATTACTTTCATTCATAACGCGTTTAGCACCAAGATCGCAATATACTACAGGAAGAGGATCCTCCGGTGTTGGTTTAACCGCAGCCGTAATGAAAGATCCTTTGACCGGACAAATGATACTCGAGGGTGGAGCATTGGTATTAGCCGATCAAGGAGTTTGTTGCATAGACGAATTTGATAAAATGGCAGATGCGGATAGAACCGCTATACACGAAGTAATGGAACAACAAACTATATCGATCGCCAAAGCTGGGATCATGACGCGTTTAAACGCTAGAGTTTCTATTTTAGCAGCGGCTAATCCCGCTTATGGAAGATATAATCCTAAAAGAACGATCGAACAAAATATTCAACTTCCGGCTGCTTTATTATCGAGATTCGATTTATTGTGGCTCATTCAGGATCGTGCGGATAGAAGTAACGATTTGAA gatGGCACAGCATATAACTTATGTTCATCAACATTGTTCTCAACCACCTACTGAAACTGAAGCATTGGATATGAATTTAATAcgcaaatatattaatttatgtaaaataaaagaacctTCCATTCCGGAAGATTTATCGGAATATATCGTCG ATTCTTATGTGGAAATGAGAAGAGAATCGCGTAATAGCGCCGATAAAACTTTCACATCTGCTCGTAATTTATTGGGAGTTCTAAGATTGGCAACGGCATTGGCGCGTCTCAGATTAGCGAACGTTGTCGAAAAAGAAGACGTTGCCGAAGCAAATAGATTAGTCGAAATGTCAAAGCATTCAATCAATTATTCAGAAGCCAAACCGAATAATGCTCAAAGAAATCCTATTGACAGAATTTATTACCTTATTTTGGAATTAGCCAGTGGTAATAAAACGGTAAAAGTGTCGGACATATTGGAACGATGTACGAGTAAAGGATTTAAGCCTGATCAAGTGGACGAATGCATAGAAGAATACGAGAGATTAGATGTTTGGCAAGTGAATCAAACGAGAAGACAGATAACGTTCATTCAAAAAGATTAA